A window from Exiguobacterium marinum DSM 16307 encodes these proteins:
- a CDS encoding response regulator transcription factor, producing MQTILVVEDDLKIARLLELELKHAGYAVVVATDGRGGLERALADDIDLVLLDIMLPQMSGLEVVRRLKEERPLLPVLMVTARGDRYDKVSGLDLGADDYITKPFEIEEVLARIRAFLRMRQLVHQDHSELVLTYETLTIDVNRHEVYCEGNKVDLTRREFDLLVFFLEHPERVLTRDQLVEQVWGFDYFGDTNVVDVYVRYVRKKLTGSWIQTVRGVGYMLKRGE from the coding sequence ATGCAGACGATTCTCGTCGTAGAAGATGATTTGAAGATTGCACGATTGTTAGAGCTGGAGTTGAAGCATGCGGGATATGCCGTCGTCGTGGCCACGGACGGTCGTGGTGGTTTGGAGAGGGCACTTGCCGATGACATCGACCTCGTCTTACTCGATATTATGTTGCCTCAGATGAGTGGACTTGAGGTGGTTCGTCGTCTGAAAGAAGAGCGACCTCTGCTCCCGGTTCTGATGGTGACAGCTCGAGGAGATCGCTACGATAAAGTGAGCGGTCTCGACCTCGGCGCAGACGACTACATCACGAAACCGTTTGAAATAGAAGAAGTGCTTGCCCGGATTCGAGCTTTTTTGCGCATGCGTCAGCTCGTTCATCAAGACCATTCTGAACTAGTGTTAACATATGAGACATTAACGATCGATGTGAATCGGCATGAAGTATATTGTGAAGGAAATAAAGTCGATTTGACACGTCGCGAATTTGATCTATTGGTTTTCTTTTTAGAACATCCTGAGCGTGTGCTGACACGTGATCAACTCGTCGAACAAGTATGGGGATTTGATTATTTCGGTGATACGAACGTCGTGGATGTATATGTCCGCTATGTTCGAAAAAAATTGACAGGTTCCTGGATTCAAACGGTCCGCGGTGTCGGCTATATGTTGAAGCGTGGTGAGTGA
- a CDS encoding sensor histidine kinase: protein MLRTKIAWAMTGFMLILLFISFGVTWFVARQEIVDSRFDVLLQALNILEEDVRNSDAVLSLHKDSVVLERQESGEWGIIGGEVPNGTTFPINYGEPALIDDWFVVATTDGLAFGFQDRAVSNTIQALATIFLVMFFLAVISTFFGTWWILRQGLSPLRRLTDTMERITKSGKLETIEVDDRKDEVTTLSHGFNHMIERVEGTMEQQRRFVADVSHELKTPLTVIEGYSKLLQRWGQEDEGVRNEAIDHILTESRQMRNDLIEPMLELNRFTALEQVDREEIDLAELGESLTERFLRSHGVHLPIEATGSWFGHRESLQRILVILIDNSLKYAEETTLHLKSDRIEVRDRGPILSDEIRNRLFDRFYRLDEARDRSGSGLGLAIAKEVADLNEWTIGSISNDPDGSVFFLTR from the coding sequence ATGTTACGAACAAAAATCGCATGGGCGATGACAGGATTCATGTTGATTCTCCTTTTCATCTCGTTTGGTGTGACATGGTTCGTTGCCCGTCAAGAGATTGTGGATTCGCGCTTTGACGTGTTACTGCAAGCACTGAATATTTTAGAAGAAGATGTCCGGAATAGTGATGCCGTATTATCGCTCCATAAGGATAGTGTCGTATTGGAACGCCAAGAAAGCGGAGAGTGGGGAATCATCGGTGGAGAGGTACCGAATGGGACGACATTCCCCATCAATTATGGCGAGCCGGCACTTATTGATGACTGGTTTGTGGTCGCAACGACCGACGGCTTAGCGTTCGGCTTTCAAGATCGGGCCGTGAGCAACACGATTCAAGCACTCGCAACCATATTTCTTGTCATGTTTTTCCTTGCAGTCATATCGACATTCTTTGGAACGTGGTGGATTTTACGTCAAGGCTTGTCACCGTTACGACGATTGACAGACACGATGGAACGCATCACCAAATCCGGGAAGTTAGAGACGATCGAAGTGGATGACAGAAAGGATGAAGTGACGACACTCTCGCACGGATTCAATCATATGATCGAGCGGGTCGAAGGAACGATGGAGCAACAACGCCGTTTCGTCGCCGATGTTTCACATGAACTTAAGACACCGTTGACCGTCATCGAAGGCTATTCGAAGTTATTACAACGATGGGGACAAGAAGATGAGGGTGTGCGCAACGAAGCGATTGATCATATTTTGACGGAGTCGCGACAAATGCGAAATGACTTGATTGAACCCATGCTCGAATTGAATCGATTCACGGCACTCGAACAGGTCGACCGAGAAGAAATCGATTTAGCTGAACTCGGGGAATCGTTAACGGAACGTTTTTTACGGTCGCACGGCGTCCACCTCCCCATCGAAGCGACGGGCAGTTGGTTTGGTCATCGTGAGTCGTTACAACGGATTCTTGTCATTTTGATTGATAATAGTTTGAAGTATGCAGAGGAGACGACTCTTCATTTGAAGAGTGATCGGATTGAAGTACGTGATCGAGGACCAATCCTTTCAGATGAAATAAGAAATCGTCTGTTCGACCGATTTTATCGATTGGATGAAGCACGAGATCGAAGTGGAAGCGGTCTCGGTCTTGCGATTGCGAAAGAAGTGGCGGACTTGAATGAATGGACGATTGGAAGTATATCGAATGATCCCGATGGTAGTGTATTTTTCCTGACTCGATGA
- the upp gene encoding uracil phosphoribosyltransferase produces the protein MGKVHVYDHPLIQHKMTIMRKVETGTKQFRELVDEVSSLMAYEITRSLPLTDVEIETPVSVSTQKMIAGKKLGIVPILRAGLGMVDGFLKMMPNVKVGHIGLYRDPETLEPHEYYLKLPTDVTERDFIVVDPMLATGGSAADAIASLKKHGAKSIKLACLCAAPEGVERVQAEHPDVEIYLAALDEKLNDHGYIVPGLGDAGDRLFGTK, from the coding sequence ATGGGAAAAGTACATGTTTATGACCATCCTTTGATTCAGCACAAAATGACGATTATGCGTAAAGTCGAGACGGGGACGAAGCAGTTCCGTGAACTCGTTGACGAAGTTTCTTCACTTATGGCATACGAAATCACGCGTAGCCTACCCCTGACAGACGTAGAAATCGAGACACCGGTCTCTGTTTCGACTCAAAAAATGATTGCCGGCAAGAAATTGGGAATCGTCCCAATTTTACGTGCAGGACTTGGTATGGTGGATGGGTTCCTCAAAATGATGCCGAACGTAAAAGTCGGTCACATCGGTCTCTATCGCGATCCAGAAACACTTGAGCCACATGAATACTACTTGAAACTTCCGACAGACGTGACGGAACGCGACTTCATCGTCGTCGATCCGATGCTCGCAACAGGCGGTTCGGCTGCCGATGCTATCGCTTCACTTAAAAAGCACGGAGCGAAGTCCATCAAGTTGGCTTGTCTTTGTGCTGCACCAGAAGGCGTAGAACGTGTGCAAGCAGAACATCCGGATGTGGAGATTTATCTCGCGGCACTCGATGAAAAGTTAAATGATCACGGTTATATCGTTCCTGGACTTGGGGATGCGGGTGACCGTTTGTTTGGTACAAAATAA
- a CDS encoding ATP synthase subunit I, whose protein sequence is MNTIQADRKAQKELMKRYTKWFTVWFAILLIGALIIPMYKAVFLGLFIGGVGSLIILHMQNRSVIRMYDVIEHGRRPKSHGTVSRMAVGALAVIVGLLYEDRVSVIAVVTGLIAGHIIQFGEFTLAQLSRKRGEY, encoded by the coding sequence ATGAATACGATTCAAGCAGACAGAAAAGCGCAGAAAGAATTGATGAAGCGTTATACGAAATGGTTTACCGTCTGGTTTGCGATTTTGTTGATTGGCGCCCTCATCATCCCGATGTATAAAGCCGTATTTCTCGGGTTGTTCATCGGCGGGGTCGGAAGTCTCATTATTCTACATATGCAGAATCGAAGCGTCATTCGCATGTATGACGTCATCGAGCATGGACGACGACCAAAGTCGCATGGGACCGTTTCAAGAATGGCGGTCGGTGCGTTAGCAGTGATAGTCGGTCTTCTCTACGAGGATCGGGTGTCCGTCATAGCGGTGGTAACTGGTCTAATCGCCGGCCACATCATACAATTTGGCGAGTTTACACTTGCCCAGCTCAGCAGGAAAAGAGGTGAATATTAA
- the atpB gene encoding F0F1 ATP synthase subunit A, whose protein sequence is MGHEFPTYSLHFGDYTLYGSWTNVITVLIAALLVFAFAIWGTRRLAMKPTGKQNFMEFFAEFVRGIIASAMDWKTGGRFIGFGMTLILFILFSNLMGLPFNVISGHYLWFNSPTADPYVTLALSTLVVAMSHYYGVKLHGLKHYSAEFVKPVWFLLPIKLIEEFANTLTLGLRLYGNIFAGEIMITIILGLAITAEGALNPLGAIFAVFPMILWQGFSIFIGVIQSYIFLTLAMVYIGHKASAEH, encoded by the coding sequence ATGGGTCATGAGTTTCCCACATATTCTCTGCACTTTGGGGACTATACGTTATACGGGAGCTGGACGAACGTCATTACAGTGCTAATAGCAGCTTTACTCGTCTTCGCATTCGCCATCTGGGGGACAAGACGTTTGGCTATGAAGCCGACTGGCAAACAAAACTTCATGGAATTCTTCGCAGAGTTCGTACGTGGAATCATCGCAAGTGCGATGGACTGGAAGACAGGTGGCCGCTTTATCGGATTTGGGATGACGTTGATTTTGTTCATTCTCTTCTCAAACTTGATGGGTCTACCGTTTAACGTCATTTCCGGACACTATCTGTGGTTCAACTCACCGACGGCCGATCCTTACGTAACCTTGGCGTTGTCGACACTCGTCGTTGCAATGTCGCACTATTATGGGGTGAAGCTACACGGGTTGAAACACTATTCGGCGGAGTTCGTGAAACCAGTCTGGTTCTTGCTTCCGATCAAATTGATTGAGGAGTTTGCAAACACGTTGACGCTCGGTTTGCGTCTATACGGTAACATCTTTGCCGGTGAAATCATGATTACCATCATCTTGGGACTCGCGATTACAGCCGAAGGAGCACTTAACCCGCTCGGCGCAATCTTTGCGGTCTTCCCAATGATTCTATGGCAAGGTTTTTCAATCTTTATCGGGGTTATCCAATCCTACATTTTCCTGACGCTTGCAATGGTGTACATCGGGCACAAAGCTTCGGCCGAACATTAA
- the atpE gene encoding F0F1 ATP synthase subunit C, with product MEQLNLLATALVIGLGALAAGIGNGLIVYGTVQGQARQPELKNELRQTMFIGIGLVEALPIIGVAVGFLLLNS from the coding sequence ATGGAACAACTCAATCTTCTCGCAACAGCACTTGTTATCGGACTTGGAGCACTCGCAGCTGGTATCGGTAACGGTTTGATCGTATACGGAACAGTACAAGGACAAGCACGTCAACCAGAACTCAAAAACGAACTTCGTCAAACGATGTTCATCGGTATCGGTTTGGTTGAGGCCCTCCCAATCATCGGTGTGGCTGTCGGTTTCCTTCTCCTCAACTCTTGA
- the atpF gene encoding F0F1 ATP synthase subunit B, translated as MDTMMIAAGAGGEGLRILDMIFTIFTFLVLLALLKKFAWGPLLGMMRQREEYVANEIELAEKSRKDAENYVVEQRDALSAARTESKEMLDASRRQAEAEQARLVEQARLESEQIKIEAEKAIERERELAKQSLQTEVVTQALSAARHVLQSDLKGDEAKQRALVTDFLSKAKGAN; from the coding sequence ATGGATACGATGATGATTGCAGCTGGTGCTGGCGGCGAAGGCCTCCGCATTCTGGATATGATCTTTACAATTTTCACATTCCTCGTACTCTTGGCCCTGTTGAAGAAATTTGCTTGGGGACCACTCCTTGGAATGATGAGACAGCGTGAAGAGTATGTAGCGAACGAAATTGAACTCGCTGAAAAGAGCCGCAAAGATGCGGAAAACTATGTCGTCGAACAACGTGATGCACTTAGTGCGGCACGTACAGAGTCGAAAGAAATGCTCGATGCAAGCCGTCGACAAGCAGAAGCGGAACAAGCACGCTTGGTGGAGCAGGCGCGTTTGGAATCCGAACAAATTAAAATCGAGGCAGAGAAAGCGATTGAGCGCGAGCGTGAGCTTGCGAAACAATCCCTTCAAACCGAAGTCGTCACACAGGCGCTCTCGGCAGCACGCCACGTCCTTCAATCAGACCTTAAAGGCGATGAAGCGAAACAACGTGCCCTCGTCACAGACTTCCTGTCTAAAGCGAAAGGTGCGAACTGA
- a CDS encoding F0F1 ATP synthase subunit delta has translation MNASLAKRYAKALFDLAREQGTLDQVEAEVRLLDEVLHATPELMDLLTNPAVSDSELAQLLKDSFGDMTAIVVNTLLVMVENDRAAEVRALPRYVRDFINDYRGIAEGIVTSAFPLSATDLKDVELVFGEKLGKTLQLKNVVDEEVIGGLRVQVGYTTYDDTIETKLTRLERELLNA, from the coding sequence ATGAACGCATCATTAGCAAAACGCTATGCCAAAGCGCTCTTCGACTTAGCGCGGGAACAAGGCACGCTCGACCAAGTCGAAGCGGAAGTGCGTCTGCTCGATGAAGTGCTCCACGCGACTCCTGAACTCATGGATCTCTTAACAAATCCGGCAGTCAGTGACAGCGAGCTTGCACAACTTTTAAAAGACAGCTTTGGTGATATGACGGCGATTGTCGTGAACACACTTCTCGTCATGGTCGAGAACGACCGTGCGGCAGAGGTTCGCGCATTGCCACGTTACGTCCGCGATTTCATCAACGACTACCGTGGGATTGCAGAGGGTATTGTCACAAGCGCCTTCCCGTTGTCGGCAACAGACTTGAAAGACGTCGAACTCGTCTTTGGAGAGAAGCTTGGGAAGACGCTCCAATTGAAGAACGTCGTCGATGAAGAAGTCATCGGTGGACTCCGTGTCCAGGTCGGATACACGACGTACGATGATACGATCGAAACGAAACTTACACGCCTTGAGCGTGAATTGTTGAATGCGTAA
- the atpA gene encoding F0F1 ATP synthase subunit alpha, with protein sequence MTIKAEEISALLKERIASYGSEIEVSETGTVIQVGDGIARAHGLDNVMAGELVEFSNGVMGLAQNLEEGNVGIIILGDYKGIKEGDSVKRTGRIMEVPVGEALLGRVVNPLGQPIDGQGPIVTDNYNPIERKAYGVMARKSVHEPLQTGIKAIDALVPIGRGQRELIIGDRQTGKTSVAIDTIINQKEENMICIYVAIGQKESTVRGVVETLRQNGALDYTIVVSASASQPAPLLYLAPFAGVSMGEYFMDRGQHVLVVYDDLSKQAAAYRELSLLLRRPPGREAYPGDVFYLHSRLLERAAKLNDELGGGSLTALPFIETQASDISAYIPTNVISITDGQIFLQSDLFFSGVRPAINAGLSVSRVGGSAQVKAMKKVAGTLRLDLASYRELEAFAQFGSDLDKATQAKLNRGQRTVEVLKQDLNEPLSVDKQVIIIYALTKGHLDDIPVEDIRRFETEMNAWLDQNRKDLCREIRQTGNLPSDEAMVDAITEFKKTFSPSV encoded by the coding sequence ATGACAATCAAAGCTGAAGAAATCAGCGCCCTGCTAAAAGAACGAATCGCTTCGTACGGTTCTGAAATCGAAGTCAGTGAGACAGGTACAGTCATTCAAGTAGGTGACGGTATCGCTCGTGCACACGGACTCGATAACGTTATGGCGGGGGAACTCGTAGAGTTCTCTAACGGCGTAATGGGCTTGGCGCAAAATTTAGAAGAAGGTAACGTCGGGATTATCATCCTTGGCGATTACAAAGGCATCAAAGAAGGCGACTCTGTCAAACGTACAGGTCGCATCATGGAAGTTCCAGTTGGTGAAGCACTCCTCGGACGTGTCGTGAACCCGCTCGGACAACCAATCGATGGTCAAGGACCAATCGTGACCGACAACTATAACCCGATTGAGCGTAAAGCTTATGGCGTTATGGCACGTAAATCAGTTCACGAACCACTTCAAACAGGAATTAAGGCGATTGACGCCCTCGTTCCAATCGGTCGTGGTCAGCGTGAGCTCATCATCGGTGACCGTCAAACAGGTAAAACATCGGTTGCGATCGATACAATCATCAACCAAAAAGAAGAAAATATGATTTGTATTTACGTTGCTATCGGTCAGAAAGAATCGACTGTACGTGGCGTAGTAGAGACGCTTCGTCAAAACGGCGCGCTCGACTATACAATCGTTGTTTCGGCATCGGCATCACAGCCGGCACCACTTCTTTACCTCGCACCATTCGCAGGGGTATCGATGGGTGAGTACTTCATGGACCGTGGACAACACGTCCTCGTCGTATATGATGATCTCTCGAAACAAGCGGCAGCTTACCGTGAGCTCTCGCTCCTTCTCCGCCGTCCTCCAGGCCGCGAAGCCTACCCAGGGGATGTCTTCTACCTCCACTCACGCCTTCTTGAGCGTGCGGCGAAGTTGAACGACGAACTCGGCGGTGGTTCATTGACAGCACTTCCGTTCATCGAGACACAAGCATCGGATATCTCAGCATATATTCCGACAAACGTTATTTCGATCACGGATGGTCAGATTTTCCTTCAGTCGGACCTCTTCTTCTCTGGGGTACGTCCAGCGATTAACGCCGGTCTTTCAGTATCACGTGTTGGTGGTTCGGCTCAGGTGAAGGCGATGAAGAAAGTTGCTGGTACACTTCGTCTTGACCTCGCATCATACCGTGAGCTTGAAGCGTTCGCACAGTTCGGGTCAGATCTCGATAAAGCGACGCAAGCAAAGTTGAACCGTGGTCAGCGTACGGTTGAAGTCTTGAAACAAGACTTGAACGAACCGCTTTCAGTAGACAAGCAAGTTATCATCATCTACGCACTCACGAAAGGTCATCTCGATGACATCCCAGTCGAAGACATTCGTCGTTTTGAAACAGAAATGAACGCATGGCTCGACCAAAACCGTAAAGACCTCTGCCGTGAAATCCGTCAGACAGGAAACCTTCCTTCAGACGAGGCAATGGTCGATGCAATTACGGAATTCAAAAAGACGTTCTCGCCATCGGTTTAA
- the atpG gene encoding ATP synthase F1 subunit gamma has translation MASLREIQMRITSTQSTKQITKAMNMVSASKLNRAQGNNANFKPYMEKLEEVISSIAGGTSGATHPMLQVRPVKRTGYIVITSDRGLAGGYNASVLRDVYRELKDKHASTDEYRLYVIGKVGVQFFKSRNIPVYSAMTGLNDQPTFVEVTEIVKQTVGAFSESEIDELKLCFNSFISVISQEVKIQQLLPLGDIEQSASNVMYEYEPEEETILAALLPRYAEGLIYGALLDAKVSEHAARMTAMSNATDNADELIRGLKLKFNRARQAAITQEITEIVGGAAALE, from the coding sequence ATGGCATCATTACGTGAGATCCAGATGCGGATCACCTCGACCCAAAGCACGAAGCAAATCACGAAAGCGATGAACATGGTGTCGGCGTCGAAGTTGAACCGGGCCCAAGGGAACAACGCCAACTTCAAACCGTACATGGAAAAGTTGGAAGAAGTCATCTCGTCGATCGCCGGTGGTACATCAGGCGCGACACACCCGATGCTTCAAGTACGTCCCGTCAAACGGACTGGTTATATCGTCATCACGTCAGACCGTGGACTCGCAGGCGGATATAACGCCAGTGTCTTGCGTGACGTGTACCGTGAACTGAAAGACAAGCACGCATCAACAGATGAGTATCGTCTTTATGTAATCGGAAAAGTCGGTGTCCAGTTCTTCAAGTCACGCAACATTCCGGTGTATAGCGCGATGACAGGGCTAAACGACCAACCAACTTTTGTTGAAGTCACAGAAATCGTCAAACAGACGGTTGGTGCCTTCAGCGAGAGCGAGATTGATGAATTGAAGCTCTGCTTCAATTCATTCATCTCGGTCATCAGCCAAGAAGTGAAGATTCAACAATTGCTCCCGCTCGGGGATATCGAACAGTCCGCATCCAATGTGATGTATGAATACGAACCAGAAGAAGAAACGATCTTAGCGGCGCTCCTCCCACGTTATGCGGAAGGACTCATCTACGGCGCATTGCTCGATGCGAAAGTATCAGAGCACGCAGCCCGGATGACGGCGATGTCGAATGCGACGGATAATGCGGATGAGCTCATTCGCGGACTCAAACTCAAATTCAACCGCGCGCGTCAAGCAGCGATCACACAAGAAATCACAGAGATTGTCGGAGGTGCGGCGGCGCTGGAATAA
- the atpD gene encoding F0F1 ATP synthase subunit beta: protein MKGRVVAVMGPVIDVKFDNHLPNIYNALKVTHVAATAEDVSVDLTLEVAVHLGDDTVRTIAMDSTDGVRRGMEVLDLGSPISVPVGEMTLGRVFNVLGNPIDDKEVAADVLRAPIHRQAPTFDELSTKVEILETGIKVVDLLAPYIKGGKIGLFGGAGVGKTVLIQELINNIAQEHSGISVFAGVGERTREGNDLFHEMTDSGVIKQTAMVFGQMNEPPGARLRVALTGLTMAEYFRDEQGQDVLLFVDNIFRFTQAGSEVSALLGRMPSAVGYQPTLATEMGMLQERITSTAKGSVTSIQAVYVPADDYTDPAPATTFAHLDATTNLERRLSEMGIYPAVDPLASTSRALSPDIVGKEHYAVARDVQQTLQRYKELQDIIAILGMDELSEDDKLTVHRARRIQFFLSQNFHVAEQFTGQKGSYVPVKETVRGFKEILEGKHDDLPEDAFRLVGPIEDVIEKAKTLV from the coding sequence ATGAAAGGCCGCGTAGTCGCAGTCATGGGCCCAGTTATCGACGTGAAGTTCGACAACCACTTACCGAACATCTACAATGCTCTCAAAGTCACTCACGTGGCAGCGACGGCAGAAGATGTTAGTGTCGACTTGACGCTCGAAGTAGCTGTTCACCTTGGTGACGACACGGTCCGTACGATTGCGATGGACTCAACTGACGGCGTTCGCCGCGGTATGGAAGTACTTGACTTAGGCTCACCGATTTCGGTACCGGTTGGAGAAATGACACTTGGACGTGTCTTCAACGTTCTTGGTAACCCAATCGATGATAAAGAAGTGGCAGCTGACGTGCTTCGTGCACCGATTCACCGTCAAGCGCCAACATTCGACGAATTGTCAACGAAAGTTGAAATCCTTGAAACAGGGATCAAAGTCGTCGACCTTCTCGCACCTTATATCAAAGGTGGTAAAATCGGACTCTTCGGTGGTGCCGGTGTAGGGAAGACCGTTCTCATCCAGGAACTCATCAACAACATCGCGCAAGAGCACAGCGGGATTTCTGTATTCGCAGGAGTCGGTGAGCGTACACGTGAAGGAAATGACTTGTTCCACGAGATGACGGACTCAGGAGTTATCAAGCAAACAGCGATGGTATTCGGGCAGATGAACGAACCACCAGGCGCACGTCTTCGTGTTGCCTTGACTGGTTTGACAATGGCGGAATACTTCCGTGACGAGCAGGGACAAGACGTTCTTCTCTTCGTCGATAACATTTTCCGTTTCACACAAGCAGGTTCGGAAGTTTCGGCCCTTCTCGGACGTATGCCATCGGCGGTAGGTTACCAGCCGACACTTGCTACTGAAATGGGTATGCTTCAAGAGCGGATTACATCGACTGCCAAAGGATCAGTTACATCGATTCAAGCGGTATATGTACCGGCCGATGACTATACGGACCCGGCTCCAGCGACAACGTTCGCTCACCTTGATGCAACAACGAACCTTGAGCGTCGTCTTTCAGAGATGGGGATTTACCCAGCCGTTGACCCACTCGCTTCAACATCACGTGCCCTTTCACCTGACATCGTCGGAAAAGAGCATTATGCGGTAGCACGTGACGTGCAGCAGACGCTTCAACGCTATAAAGAACTTCAAGACATCATCGCAATCCTTGGGATGGACGAGTTGTCTGAAGACGACAAACTCACGGTTCACCGTGCACGTCGTATTCAGTTCTTCTTATCACAAAACTTCCACGTGGCTGAGCAGTTTACAGGCCAAAAAGGTTCGTACGTACCAGTCAAAGAGACAGTTCGTGGCTTCAAAGAGATCCTCGAAGGTAAACACGATGATCTCCCTGAAGATGCATTCCGTCTCGTCGGTCCAATCGAAGACGTCATCGAAAAAGCGAAGACGTTGGTCTAA
- a CDS encoding F0F1 ATP synthase subunit epsilon — protein MNTVHVNVVTPDGAAFEGDARMVIAKSVTGELGILPKHIPMVTPLDVSVLKLRHEDGGRTLIAISGGFMEVRPDTVTILAETAEMADKIDYDRASAAKVRAERRLQDSKLSELEFRRAELALKKAINRLSIRDINE, from the coding sequence ATGAATACTGTTCACGTCAACGTCGTCACCCCAGATGGTGCAGCCTTTGAAGGGGACGCACGAATGGTCATCGCCAAATCGGTCACTGGTGAGCTTGGTATTTTACCGAAGCACATCCCGATGGTGACACCACTCGACGTCTCAGTCCTCAAACTGCGCCACGAAGATGGTGGACGCACGCTGATCGCAATCAGCGGTGGTTTCATGGAAGTTCGTCCCGATACGGTGACGATCTTAGCTGAAACAGCCGAAATGGCGGATAAGATTGACTATGACCGCGCTTCTGCGGCGAAAGTTCGGGCCGAGCGTCGTCTTCAAGACTCAAAGCTCTCAGAACTCGAATTCCGTCGTGCGGAGCTTGCGCTTAAAAAAGCGATCAACCGCTTGAGCATTCGCGATATCAATGAATAA
- a CDS encoding EAL and HDOD domain-containing protein produces MKVYVARQPIFDQQLRVCGYELLYRRSENNIFENVDDSLATADVIHNAYLVFNFRELTEGTRAFINFPQTLIEGEVPSLLPRQSLVIEVLEHVEPTEKVLHALRSLRRQGYTIALDDFVFEEKYRPLIGLADIIKIDYQATPVDQQQKLIDALGHRVEFLAEKIETPAEYEIAKRLGYKMFQGYFFSRPIVVHGAEVHPLRHTLIEMLKELDRPEPSFQRISAQIERSVDLSYKMLRTVNTVYQKGRRTIQSIEQAVARIGLDELKRWSYLMLLREMQTSESKELIKQSVIRGKMMELIAEDTLDDVSPFDAFITGIFSSLDVILDESMQALIVELPVAPFVKAALLGEQNGLRVLLEEVIAYEKLTIPIHNTNSDWSQYYVEAIRWSRSLDEPDE; encoded by the coding sequence ATGAAAGTTTACGTTGCGCGACAACCGATTTTTGATCAACAATTACGTGTTTGCGGCTATGAATTGTTATATCGCCGCAGCGAAAATAATATCTTTGAAAATGTCGATGATTCGTTAGCGACGGCCGATGTCATCCATAACGCATATCTCGTCTTTAATTTTCGGGAGTTGACGGAGGGAACACGTGCATTTATCAACTTTCCTCAGACGCTGATTGAAGGAGAAGTACCGTCACTGCTACCTCGTCAATCGCTCGTCATTGAAGTGCTCGAACATGTCGAACCGACTGAAAAAGTTTTACATGCTCTTCGTTCATTGAGACGTCAAGGGTATACGATTGCACTTGATGATTTCGTGTTTGAGGAGAAGTATCGGCCATTGATCGGATTAGCCGACATCATCAAAATCGATTATCAAGCGACACCAGTGGATCAACAACAAAAATTGATTGATGCACTTGGACATCGGGTTGAATTTTTAGCGGAAAAAATCGAGACACCGGCAGAGTACGAGATTGCGAAACGATTAGGTTATAAAATGTTTCAAGGCTACTTCTTCAGTCGTCCGATTGTTGTTCACGGGGCTGAAGTTCATCCGTTGCGTCATACGCTCATTGAAATGTTAAAAGAGCTCGATCGTCCGGAACCGAGTTTCCAGCGCATTTCAGCGCAAATCGAGCGAAGTGTCGACTTATCCTATAAGATGCTCCGTACGGTCAATACGGTGTATCAAAAAGGTCGTCGCACGATTCAATCGATCGAACAAGCCGTCGCGCGAATCGGATTGGATGAGTTGAAGCGGTGGTCGTATTTGATGTTACTTCGGGAGATGCAAACGTCTGAGTCAAAAGAATTAATTAAACAGAGCGTTATTCGTGGCAAGATGATGGAATTGATTGCAGAGGATACGTTAGATGATGTATCACCGTTTGATGCGTTTATTACCGGGATTTTCTCATCACTCGATGTCATTTTGGATGAATCGATGCAAGCGTTGATTGTTGAGTTGCCGGTAGCGCCTTTTGTGAAGGCTGCGCTCCTTGGGGAACAGAATGGGTTACGAGTGTTACTCGAAGAAGTCATCGCCTATGAAAAGTTGACAATTCCTATTCATAACACAAATTCAGATTGGTCTCAATATTATGTCGAAGCAATTCGTTGGTCACGTAGCCTTGACGAACCCGATGAATGA